From Pelotomaculum schinkii, one genomic window encodes:
- a CDS encoding NADH:flavin oxidoreductase has translation MSKVFDRSEINGMVLENRFVRSATWEGMADNDGAVTPQLMATMVDLAKGGIGLIITGHAYVCPEGKAGPRQLGIYKDELIPGLKEMTAAIHRCGGKVVAQLSHAGRFAPEKLTGQAPLVVSAEEEAGKTLYHEITGQDIQEIVTAFADAARRAKAASFDGVQIHAAHGYLLSQFLSPVFNRRQDTYGGEIHNRSRIHIEVFQAVREAVGKDYPVLIKLNCRDFVENGLSLDNSLKVGRALSDAGLDAIELSGGLLTGGQLSPIRPGIKPEEEVYYRDEARYFKNAISIPLILVGGIRSFQTAERLVEDVAADYISLCRPLIREPNLINRWKSGDRCKSECRSDNRCFVKGLKGNGIYCEMRNK, from the coding sequence ATGAGTAAAGTATTTGACCGTTCAGAAATAAACGGCATGGTATTGGAGAATCGTTTCGTTCGCTCAGCGACGTGGGAAGGGATGGCTGACAACGACGGAGCCGTTACCCCGCAGCTGATGGCCACAATGGTTGATCTCGCCAAAGGTGGCATTGGATTAATTATCACCGGTCACGCCTATGTCTGCCCGGAGGGCAAGGCAGGTCCCCGGCAGCTTGGTATTTATAAAGATGAACTTATCCCCGGGCTTAAGGAAATGACAGCAGCCATCCATCGCTGTGGCGGAAAGGTCGTAGCGCAGCTTTCCCATGCCGGAAGATTTGCGCCTGAAAAATTGACCGGTCAGGCGCCGCTGGTCGTTTCGGCAGAGGAGGAAGCAGGCAAAACGCTGTACCACGAAATAACAGGGCAGGATATACAGGAGATAGTTACTGCTTTTGCTGATGCAGCACGGAGGGCTAAAGCCGCTAGTTTTGACGGGGTCCAAATTCACGCCGCGCACGGATATCTGCTCAGCCAGTTCCTCTCCCCGGTATTTAACCGGCGTCAGGATACATACGGAGGAGAAATCCATAATCGCTCCCGGATTCATATTGAGGTGTTCCAGGCTGTCAGGGAGGCGGTAGGGAAAGACTATCCGGTATTAATCAAACTAAACTGTCGGGATTTCGTAGAGAACGGGCTGAGTCTGGACAACTCCCTTAAGGTCGGACGCGCGCTTTCTGATGCAGGTCTTGACGCAATTGAATTGAGTGGCGGCCTGCTCACAGGAGGCCAACTGTCTCCGATCCGGCCCGGGATTAAACCTGAGGAAGAAGTCTATTACAGGGATGAGGCCCGTTATTTCAAAAATGCTATTAGTATTCCCCTGATCCTGGTCGGCGGTATCAGGTCTTTTCAAACAGCGGAGCGTTTGGTTGAAGATGTGGCAGCAGATTATATTTCCCTGTGCCGCCCATTAATCAGGGAACCTAATTTAATTAACCGCTGGAAATCCGGGGATCGCTGCAAATCGGAATGCAGGTCTGATAACAGGTGCTTTGTTAAAGGACTGAAGGGAAACGGGATATACTGTGAAATGAGAAACAAGTAA
- a CDS encoding 4Fe-4S binding protein: MLLQTIKEKLDDYVLNSPQNIVNELETMRIYDQPLVGVAGVEDALWKKLKDTDVVGPQHLSPQEWLVGAKSVVSYFLPYTQRIRRSNCSEGFPSTEWLYGRYEGEMFNNALCSFVVDLIKKAGGRAIAPSIDKRLTVVNRRSNWSERHVAFIAGLGTFSLNRSMITSLGSAGRFGSVIVDFELEPTQRLYKEFDEYCTKCGVCIDRCPPQAISEKGKDNGICSHFLDEVRERYKPRYGCGKCQTSVPCEDKNPKEKVYESMMAVK; this comes from the coding sequence TTGCTTTTACAAACCATAAAAGAGAAGCTTGACGATTATGTCTTGAACAGTCCCCAGAATATCGTCAATGAGCTTGAAACGATGCGCATATATGATCAGCCTTTGGTTGGCGTGGCCGGCGTTGAGGATGCGCTTTGGAAAAAGCTCAAGGATACGGATGTGGTTGGGCCCCAGCACTTGTCTCCACAAGAATGGCTGGTTGGAGCCAAATCGGTTGTCTCTTACTTTCTGCCGTACACGCAACGTATTCGCCGGTCGAATTGCTCCGAGGGTTTCCCTTCTACCGAGTGGCTTTACGGGCGATACGAAGGTGAAATGTTTAACAATGCTCTATGCAGTTTTGTTGTGGATTTGATTAAAAAAGCGGGCGGCCGCGCAATAGCTCCGTCGATTGATAAACGCTTGACGGTGGTCAATCGGCGGAGTAACTGGTCAGAACGGCACGTCGCCTTCATTGCCGGCCTCGGTACGTTCAGTCTGAACCGTTCGATGATTACGAGCTTGGGATCTGCCGGACGCTTTGGCAGTGTGATCGTAGACTTTGAATTGGAACCAACACAGCGTTTGTACAAAGAGTTTGATGAATATTGTACCAAATGCGGCGTTTGTATTGACCGCTGTCCGCCTCAGGCCATAAGTGAAAAAGGTAAGGATAATGGAATCTGTTCGCATTTTCTTGATGAAGTGCGTGAGCGGTATAAACCCAGATATGGATGCGGCAAATGTCAGACCTCAGTGCCTTGTGAAGATAAGAATCCGAAGGAGAAAGTCTATGAAAGTATGATGGCAGTCAAATAA
- a CDS encoding MarR family winged helix-turn-helix transcriptional regulator, with protein sequence MSRSNLSGMRRCACGNLRRTTRAITQFYDQLLQPCGLRSTQISLLLNISLHGNISVGELGSILLMDQTTVTRNIEILRKLGYVNVTKEDNDARKKSISITESGARKLVEAEPLWEQAQSRIEQGLGSERYRDFLKMLKDVAQLLQ encoded by the coding sequence ATGTCTCGTTCGAATCTATCTGGTATGCGGCGCTGCGCTTGCGGCAATTTAAGAAGGACGACGAGGGCGATCACCCAGTTTTATGATCAACTTCTTCAGCCATGTGGTTTACGCAGCACCCAAATTTCGTTGCTCCTCAATATTTCATTGCATGGCAATATTTCGGTCGGCGAGCTTGGATCTATATTGCTCATGGACCAAACCACGGTGACGCGAAATATCGAAATATTGAGGAAGCTGGGATACGTTAATGTTACAAAAGAAGATAATGACGCGAGGAAAAAGTCCATCTCAATAACAGAGAGCGGCGCAAGAAAGCTTGTAGAGGCTGAGCCATTGTGGGAACAAGCCCAATCGCGAATTGAGCAGGGATTGGGTTCCGAACGATACCGTGATTTCTTAAAAATGCTAAAAGATGTTGCACAATTATTGCAATAA
- a CDS encoding metallophosphoesterase family protein yields MRIAVISDIHGNIAALQAVLKHISRKEVEMIYCAGDLVGYAPFPNEVIDLLKENKIPVVMGNYDDAIGNRRFICGCDYKDEQARALGEESIVWTRENVTEENEEYLRNLPAEICFRAGEFEVMIVHGSPLQLNEYLDEGTKPDYLMELLNIFHRDVLICGHTHVPYHKVLNPGKHVINAGSVGKPKHGDPHASYVIIEFGNNVEVCIQKVAYDVESMAMAVEISGLPKEFAEMLRSGAV; encoded by the coding sequence TTGCGAATTGCCGTGATCTCTGACATCCATGGGAATATAGCAGCGTTGCAGGCAGTTTTGAAACATATAAGCAGAAAAGAGGTGGAAATGATCTACTGCGCCGGGGACCTGGTCGGCTATGCGCCTTTCCCGAACGAAGTGATCGACTTGCTTAAAGAAAACAAAATACCGGTGGTGATGGGAAACTATGACGATGCTATAGGAAACCGGCGCTTTATCTGCGGCTGTGATTATAAGGATGAGCAGGCCCGGGCTCTTGGTGAAGAATCCATCGTCTGGACCAGGGAAAATGTGACGGAAGAAAACGAGGAATATCTCCGCAATCTACCGGCTGAGATTTGTTTCCGGGCGGGGGAGTTTGAAGTAATGATAGTACACGGCAGCCCGCTGCAGTTAAATGAGTACCTTGACGAAGGAACCAAACCTGATTACCTGATGGAACTGTTGAATATATTTCACCGTGACGTGCTTATCTGCGGGCACACCCACGTCCCGTATCACAAGGTTCTCAACCCCGGTAAACACGTGATCAACGCGGGAAGCGTAGGGAAGCCGAAACACGGCGATCCCCATGCTTCTTACGTTATCATTGAATTTGGAAATAATGTGGAAGTGTGCATCCAAAAAGTGGCTTACGATGTGGAAAGCATGGCGATGGCTGTGGAGATATCCGGTTTGCCAAAAGAATTTGCTGAGATGCTTCGCTCTGGGGCGGTTTGA
- a CDS encoding response regulator has translation MLCNLIIEGVSGFGSKSLIINDKSLKRRLIRYALSKHGYEIVGEIRKGYEAVSLYNECRPDLVAIDISMHQYYQGAMVIFLIDSKARNIILEDTKNQDLNIKVLEPGEMDYEVKPPDDNQFLEAI, from the coding sequence ATGCTTTGTAATTTAATAATAGAAGGGGTGTCTGGTTTTGGGTCAAAGAGTTTGATAATTAACGATAAATCATTAAAACGAAGATTGATCAGGTATGCCTTATCCAAACACGGCTACGAGATCGTTGGGGAAATCCGCAAAGGTTATGAAGCTGTTTCGCTATATAATGAGTGCCGGCCTGATTTGGTCGCCATAGATATCAGCATGCATCAATATTACCAGGGGGCAATGGTAATTTTCCTGATTGATTCCAAAGCCAGAAATATTATTTTGGAAGACACTAAAAATCAGGATTTAAATATCAAAGTTTTAGAACCTGGGGAAATGGACTATGAAGTTAAACCGCCTGATGATAATCAATTTCTTGAGGCAATATAA
- a CDS encoding Coenzyme F420 hydrogenase/dehydrogenase, beta subunit C-terminal domain: MEISKVEYNGAAGLQKKVLERRLCTVCGACVGYCPYIKTFGEQVAVIHDCNICDGVCYRLCPRSFTDYEGLRQSVFGAEDFDPVLGTHTSLYFARAESEKIRAQGQYGGVVTALSLFAMQQGLIDSALMAGGGPSGARPFLCSTSQDIFEMAGSKYTAVPTLSLFQEAVKNGFQRVGIVGRPCQVTASRKMQQVKEISGQNIALVIGLFCFWSLSAELYSFLQEKGLSNCSRMDIPRDGVNFLQEDGSQITLPLEEIRPLIKDTCLACYDPLSELADVSVGSTEQYPGWNTLVVRSNRGRQLVADANKAGIIELQPYPHDRLPVLRRAVFQKKKRVLERPDSTYIGIPDWEKESFIKGGGEE; this comes from the coding sequence ATGGAGATTTCTAAAGTGGAATACAACGGGGCGGCCGGGCTGCAAAAGAAAGTGCTTGAGCGGAGGCTTTGCACCGTTTGCGGCGCGTGCGTAGGCTACTGCCCGTACATCAAGACTTTCGGGGAACAGGTGGCAGTCATCCATGACTGCAATATCTGCGACGGGGTTTGTTACCGGTTGTGCCCGCGCAGTTTTACAGATTATGAGGGTTTAAGGCAAAGCGTTTTTGGCGCTGAGGACTTTGACCCGGTTTTGGGTACCCACACCTCCCTTTACTTTGCCAGGGCTGAAAGCGAAAAAATCCGGGCTCAAGGCCAGTATGGCGGTGTTGTAACAGCCCTTTCCCTTTTCGCTATGCAGCAGGGACTTATCGACAGCGCCCTGATGGCAGGCGGTGGCCCCTCCGGCGCGCGGCCTTTTCTTTGTTCAACCTCGCAGGATATTTTTGAGATGGCAGGATCAAAATATACCGCCGTACCTACCTTAAGCCTTTTTCAGGAAGCTGTCAAAAACGGTTTCCAGCGCGTCGGGATAGTCGGGCGGCCCTGTCAGGTCACCGCCAGCCGCAAAATGCAGCAGGTAAAGGAAATAAGCGGGCAGAATATCGCCCTGGTTATCGGGCTGTTTTGCTTCTGGTCCCTGTCTGCAGAGCTTTATTCTTTTCTGCAAGAAAAAGGACTGTCTAACTGCAGCCGCATGGACATACCCAGGGACGGTGTTAATTTCCTGCAGGAGGACGGCAGCCAAATTACCCTGCCGCTGGAAGAAATCCGTCCCTTGATCAAGGACACCTGCCTGGCCTGCTACGACCCTCTATCTGAACTGGCTGACGTATCGGTAGGTTCCACTGAGCAATACCCCGGTTGGAACACTTTGGTAGTTCGTTCCAATAGGGGACGGCAGCTGGTGGCAGATGCAAACAAAGCCGGCATCATCGAGCTGCAGCCTTACCCGCATGATCGCCTGCCGGTACTCCGCCGGGCGGTTTTTCAAAAGAAGAAAAGGGTGCTGGAGCGCCCCGACTCAACCTATATTGGTATTCCAGACTGGGAAAAAGAGAGCTTTATCAAGGGAGGCGGGGAAGAATGA
- a CDS encoding thiamine pyrophosphate-dependent enzyme, producing MSWKDVVYGNPGDKVLINGNDAIARGCLEAGVRYASSYPGSPSSEITETLGKAIAAFDLYAEWSTNEIVALEGAAAASFTGLRAVCTMKSDGLNVALDFLTSMNLAGCKGGLVLVVADDPAAHSSLKEHDSRNLARAAQIPVLEPSTPDEARVMAAWAFALSEETGGPVILRSVTRVSHSRGIVELKEIEGTQKTAEIPPGQRFQTFSIFHMKARDRLQFAADIYETSPFNFFEGPQEAKTVLFCCGSSYLYARETLKLLNLTGEVKLVRVGTTYPLPENFILSHLRGAGQVIFAEEVRPVLEESVLLLYARKAADLGNITFHGKLSGEVAGVRGPACGEMNTDILLEALAKITGVEYPKPGYPAKLLDQLVEKIPPRDFAMCPGCPHRASFWAIKTAVAVDGRDGIINGDIGCYSLGAFTTGFELFDTLHCMGAGPGIACGLGKLKKFGFNRPAIAVVGDSTFYHAVIPGLINARYNGSEFLCIVLDNGATAMTGHQPHPGTGFNAAGDAAEALSIEEVVRGLGIAVDVSDPFNIEETAGKIFAMNRLPGVKVLILRQLCALVAYRRERKKRRVTVDPERCRGESCGCGRFCTSVWGCPGNIWDTAAGKAKIDEAVCAGCGVCAKLCPAGAIAVEEVD from the coding sequence ATGAGCTGGAAAGACGTTGTTTACGGAAATCCGGGTGATAAGGTCCTCATCAACGGCAACGACGCCATCGCCCGGGGGTGCCTGGAAGCGGGGGTTCGCTATGCTTCTTCTTACCCCGGCTCTCCTTCCTCAGAGATCACGGAAACACTGGGCAAGGCGATAGCCGCCTTTGACCTTTACGCGGAGTGGTCGACCAACGAAATCGTAGCCCTGGAAGGGGCGGCGGCAGCTTCTTTTACGGGCTTAAGGGCAGTCTGCACCATGAAGTCGGACGGCCTGAACGTGGCCCTGGATTTTCTCACCAGCATGAACCTCGCCGGCTGCAAGGGCGGCCTGGTCCTGGTGGTGGCCGACGATCCCGCGGCGCACTCCAGCCTTAAAGAACACGATTCCCGCAACCTCGCCAGGGCCGCCCAGATACCGGTGCTTGAACCCTCCACCCCGGATGAGGCCAGGGTTATGGCCGCTTGGGCTTTTGCTCTTTCCGAAGAGACTGGCGGGCCGGTTATCTTGCGCTCGGTTACCAGGGTGTCCCATTCCCGCGGCATCGTGGAACTCAAAGAAATCGAAGGAACTCAAAAAACGGCAGAAATTCCACCGGGGCAGCGATTTCAGACCTTCTCCATATTTCATATGAAGGCCAGGGACAGGCTGCAGTTCGCCGCCGATATATACGAAACAAGCCCCTTCAACTTTTTTGAAGGGCCGCAAGAAGCGAAGACTGTGCTATTTTGCTGCGGCTCCAGTTATCTTTACGCGCGGGAAACGCTCAAACTGCTGAACTTAACCGGGGAAGTGAAATTGGTCAGGGTGGGTACCACCTACCCCTTGCCTGAAAACTTCATCCTGTCCCATTTACGGGGCGCCGGGCAGGTCATCTTTGCTGAAGAAGTACGCCCGGTACTGGAAGAAAGCGTCCTGCTTTTATATGCAAGAAAAGCGGCTGACCTGGGGAACATCACCTTTCACGGCAAGCTGTCCGGTGAGGTGGCCGGTGTGCGCGGCCCTGCCTGCGGCGAGATGAATACGGACATTCTCCTTGAAGCGCTGGCCAAAATAACAGGGGTCGAGTACCCCAAACCAGGCTACCCGGCTAAACTGCTGGACCAACTGGTAGAAAAGATCCCGCCCAGAGACTTCGCCATGTGTCCCGGCTGCCCGCACCGGGCGTCCTTCTGGGCAATCAAGACCGCGGTGGCTGTGGACGGACGGGACGGCATTATCAATGGAGATATCGGCTGCTACAGTCTGGGCGCTTTCACCACCGGGTTTGAGCTGTTCGACACCCTCCACTGCATGGGCGCAGGACCCGGTATCGCCTGCGGTTTGGGCAAGCTGAAGAAGTTCGGTTTCAACAGGCCCGCGATCGCGGTGGTAGGTGACTCCACCTTCTACCACGCCGTCATCCCCGGCCTGATCAACGCCCGCTACAACGGCTCCGAATTCCTTTGCATCGTTCTGGACAACGGAGCGACCGCCATGACCGGACACCAGCCCCACCCGGGCACGGGCTTCAACGCCGCCGGCGATGCCGCGGAAGCCCTGTCCATTGAGGAAGTGGTACGGGGTCTCGGCATCGCGGTGGATGTAAGCGATCCTTTTAATATAGAAGAAACGGCAGGGAAGATTTTTGCCATGAACCGCCTGCCCGGTGTAAAGGTGCTGATTTTACGGCAGCTTTGTGCCCTGGTGGCGTACCGCAGGGAACGGAAAAAACGGCGTGTTACCGTGGACCCGGAGCGGTGCCGGGGCGAGTCCTGCGGCTGCGGCCGCTTCTGCACTAGCGTCTGGGGCTGCCCGGGGAACATCTGGGACACCGCGGCCGGCAAGGCCAAAATAGATGAAGCGGTGTGCGCGGGGTGCGGCGTGTGCGCTAAACTCTGCCCTGCCGGAGCAATTGCCGTCGAGGAGGTGGATTAG
- a CDS encoding indolepyruvate oxidoreductase subunit beta, translated as MKDPLNIVITGVGGQGNILVSEILAKAAAAEGFKVTVGESYGLSQRGGAVSSHIRLSQEFQYGAVIPAGHADIIVGFEPVEAARSAAALGHPGTKIILNPRPVYPVGVLTGGHAYPDPDELIKTLKDMSAQVLLIESSELAALAGDPVVQNIVMVGALAGSGYLPLSPATFTSVINTVVPERALEMNERAFQLGFDAACAIKVSQEK; from the coding sequence GTGAAAGACCCGTTAAATATTGTGATCACAGGCGTGGGCGGTCAGGGGAACATCCTGGTTTCGGAAATTCTGGCCAAGGCCGCTGCGGCTGAAGGCTTCAAAGTTACAGTGGGTGAATCTTACGGGCTGTCCCAGCGCGGCGGAGCGGTATCCAGCCACATCCGTCTCTCGCAGGAATTCCAATACGGCGCGGTAATACCGGCCGGCCACGCTGATATCATCGTGGGTTTTGAACCGGTGGAAGCGGCCCGGTCCGCGGCCGCGCTGGGCCACCCGGGTACAAAGATCATTTTAAACCCGCGCCCGGTTTACCCGGTGGGTGTCCTGACCGGCGGGCATGCTTATCCTGACCCTGATGAGTTGATTAAGACCTTAAAAGATATGTCCGCGCAGGTTTTACTCATTGAGAGCAGTGAGCTGGCAGCTTTAGCCGGAGATCCCGTGGTCCAGAATATTGTGATGGTCGGCGCCCTGGCCGGTTCCGGCTACCTGCCGCTGTCACCGGCGACCTTTACCTCCGTCATTAACACCGTAGTGCCTGAAAGAGCTTTGGAAATGAATGAGCGGGCCTTTCAACTGGGGTTTGACGCGGCCTGCGCTATAAAAGTTTCACAGGAAAAATAA
- a CDS encoding GNAT family N-acetyltransferase gives MSYSFAPLNDEYRKPVIDIFNYYIENSFAAFPEQKLSYNYFDMLLNATAGYPAIVAETEDGEVIGFALLRPYHPMPVFKRVAEVTYFIKPEHTGKGIGRSMLEYLSVEAQKIGIDSILACISSLNENSLNFHHRNGFQHSGTLYNIGRKFNRDFSVHLMQKTI, from the coding sequence ATGTCATATTCTTTTGCTCCGCTCAATGATGAATATAGGAAGCCTGTTATCGATATTTTTAATTACTACATTGAAAACAGTTTTGCAGCTTTTCCCGAACAAAAACTAAGTTATAATTACTTTGACATGCTCCTCAATGCTACTGCCGGTTATCCAGCAATTGTTGCTGAAACTGAGGATGGGGAGGTTATTGGTTTTGCCTTGCTGCGTCCCTATCATCCAATGCCGGTCTTTAAAAGGGTTGCTGAAGTAACTTATTTTATTAAACCCGAACATACCGGGAAAGGGATCGGCCGTTCAATGCTGGAATACTTATCTGTAGAGGCCCAAAAGATTGGTATTGATTCGATCCTGGCATGCATATCCTCACTGAATGAAAATAGTTTAAACTTTCATCACCGGAATGGTTTCCAGCATTCCGGCACACTGTATAACATAGGTAGAAAATTCAACCGGGACTTCAGCGTTCATTTAATGCAAAAAACCATTTGA
- a CDS encoding NAD(P)/FAD-dependent oxidoreductase, producing the protein MLPHQHCQILMIGGGTAGLIVASKLIKKLPAASIVLLDSADKHYYQPAWLFASSGIMAKEKSARSEKSLIPNGVLFLQEAAELCNPDENYVITSQGKRIFYDYLALAPGITVDWAGVKGLEGSIGKDGVVSIYSYEQLDQTWQSIKNFPGGAAVFTLPATPLKCPSAPQKIMYLAEEYFHKTGVRKDTNVIFFTAKDKLCEIKKYESTLKKVIERKNIKIFFKHDLEEVRPDKKEAVFKSLVTGSKETIKYDLLHVTPCFQAPVFLKKSRLTQKNGLVDVNPYTLQHQRYKNIFALGDAADLPTPKTGAAARRQAKVVAENLIRLLSSGQPGASYNGYTSCPITTGYGKVVLLEYDYDKKPLETFPFNQAKERYSMFLLDRYVLPYMYWNFMLPGRI; encoded by the coding sequence ATGCTGCCACATCAACACTGCCAAATTCTAATGATAGGCGGCGGTACAGCCGGCCTCATAGTAGCCTCAAAATTAATCAAAAAGCTGCCTGCGGCCAGTATTGTCCTGCTCGACTCCGCCGACAAACACTATTACCAACCAGCATGGCTGTTTGCCAGTTCCGGAATTATGGCAAAAGAAAAGTCGGCCAGGAGCGAAAAATCACTGATCCCCAACGGGGTTCTTTTCCTGCAGGAAGCGGCAGAATTGTGTAATCCCGATGAAAATTATGTAATTACCAGCCAGGGCAAGAGAATCTTTTATGATTACCTGGCGCTTGCCCCGGGTATAACAGTCGATTGGGCCGGGGTTAAGGGGTTGGAGGGTTCTATCGGCAAAGATGGCGTTGTAAGCATATATTCCTATGAACAGCTGGATCAAACCTGGCAATCAATAAAAAATTTTCCGGGCGGCGCCGCTGTTTTTACTCTGCCCGCCACCCCGCTAAAATGCCCCTCGGCTCCGCAAAAAATAATGTACCTGGCGGAGGAATATTTTCACAAAACCGGTGTACGCAAGGATACCAACGTCATTTTTTTTACTGCCAAGGATAAGCTCTGTGAAATAAAAAAGTATGAAAGTACTCTCAAAAAAGTCATAGAAAGAAAAAATATCAAGATTTTCTTTAAGCATGACTTGGAGGAAGTTCGTCCTGACAAAAAAGAGGCAGTTTTCAAATCCCTGGTTACGGGAAGTAAAGAAACAATCAAATATGACTTGTTACATGTAACACCCTGCTTTCAGGCCCCGGTATTCTTGAAAAAAAGCCGGCTGACACAAAAAAACGGGTTGGTTGACGTTAACCCGTACACGCTGCAACATCAACGCTACAAAAACATTTTTGCCCTGGGTGACGCTGCGGATTTGCCCACCCCAAAGACGGGGGCGGCGGCCCGGCGACAAGCCAAGGTGGTTGCCGAAAACTTAATCCGCTTACTCTCTTCCGGGCAACCCGGCGCAAGCTACAACGGCTATACTTCCTGCCCCATTACAACCGGCTATGGCAAAGTTGTGCTCCTGGAGTATGACTATGATAAAAAGCCGCTGGAGACCTTTCCTTTTAACCAGGCAAAAGAGAGATACAGCATGTTTTTACTTGACCGGTATGTATTGCCTTATATGTACTGGAATTTCATGCTTCCCGGAAGAATATGA
- a CDS encoding DUF364 domain-containing protein: MWEIYDELIAAVPEDLVATECMIGLYWTLVRSGGVGVSLTMRKEPGRLNLGKITGVSLRELASNIKSWNNLRAMVGLAAINAAFNTPEQLAKLLGHPLTFQEHANAFSHYIEQVRGKKVAVVGHFPGLEELAKVSQFSILERNPNPGDFPDPACEYLLGEQDFVFITATSLINKTLPRLLELSRGAVTVLVGPSTPLSPIFFKYGVETLAGLVVVEPSGFWRTVQEGGRMEIFNNGGQMVRISRNDVL, translated from the coding sequence ATGTGGGAAATCTATGACGAGTTAATTGCGGCAGTGCCGGAAGATCTGGTGGCAACTGAATGTATGATCGGCCTGTATTGGACCTTGGTCCGCTCCGGAGGGGTGGGAGTGTCGCTGACCATGCGCAAGGAGCCCGGTCGCCTGAACCTTGGTAAAATTACCGGTGTTTCCCTCCGTGAGCTGGCGTCAAATATAAAATCCTGGAACAACTTGAGGGCGATGGTTGGCTTAGCGGCAATCAATGCGGCGTTCAATACGCCCGAGCAACTCGCCAAGCTGCTTGGTCATCCTTTGACCTTTCAAGAACATGCTAACGCTTTTTCCCACTACATAGAGCAGGTGCGGGGCAAAAAAGTGGCCGTGGTCGGACACTTCCCCGGCTTGGAAGAGCTGGCCAAGGTGTCTCAGTTTTCTATTTTGGAACGCAACCCAAACCCCGGTGACTTTCCGGATCCAGCCTGTGAATATCTGTTGGGTGAACAGGACTTTGTCTTTATTACCGCCACATCTCTTATCAACAAGACCCTGCCCCGCCTGCTGGAGTTAAGCCGCGGGGCCGTGACCGTGTTGGTGGGTCCCAGTACGCCATTGTCGCCGATCTTCTTCAAGTACGGTGTTGAAACGCTAGCCGGGTTGGTTGTAGTTGAGCCTTCCGGGTTTTGGCGCACCGTGCAGGAAGGCGGTAGGATGGAGATATTTAATAACGGCGGTCAAATGGTCAGGATCAGTAGAAACGACGTGCTGTAG
- a CDS encoding FmdE family protein gives MRTLAEDIQVAVDYHGHVCSGIVLGVRMAHLALDRLKIDNPLEYRDLIVYVEVDRCVSDAVYAVTGCTLGRRRMKWVDYGKMAATFYDLATKQGVRVVVTGSNFPPPGEDPLLFWRDIPDSDVFTVQDVSMDIPKEDLPGKPLLKIECENCRERIMDGREKKVKGRVLCRACAGEAYYKRI, from the coding sequence ATGCGCACTTTGGCAGAGGATATACAAGTGGCAGTTGATTACCATGGACATGTCTGTTCAGGAATCGTACTGGGCGTAAGGATGGCCCACCTGGCCCTTGACAGGCTGAAAATTGACAACCCGTTGGAATATAGGGACTTAATTGTTTATGTCGAGGTTGACCGCTGTGTCAGTGATGCTGTTTACGCGGTAACAGGCTGTACTCTGGGAAGGAGGCGCATGAAATGGGTTGACTACGGCAAGATGGCGGCCACTTTTTATGATTTGGCCACAAAACAGGGCGTAAGGGTGGTTGTTACCGGCAGTAATTTTCCGCCGCCCGGAGAAGATCCTTTGTTGTTTTGGAGGGACATACCGGATTCGGATGTTTTTACTGTGCAGGATGTATCTATGGATATACCGAAGGAAGATTTGCCCGGTAAGCCCCTCCTGAAGATCGAGTGCGAGAACTGTCGTGAGCGTATTATGGACGGAAGAGAAAAAAAGGTTAAGGGCAGGGTGCTGTGTCGCGCTTGTGCCGGGGAGGCCTATTATAAGCGGATATAA